In Cicer arietinum cultivar CDC Frontier isolate Library 1 chromosome 7, Cicar.CDCFrontier_v2.0, whole genome shotgun sequence, a single window of DNA contains:
- the LOC101491085 gene encoding peptidyl-prolyl cis-trans isomerase Pin1, whose protein sequence is MSSSNRQGGGEVRASHILIKHEGSRRKASWKDPEGYVIKNTSRDSAVAILKAMQNDIVSGKATFEDIASRYSDCSSAKRGGDLGAFGRGQMQKPFEDATFALKVGELSDIVDTDSGVHIIKRTN, encoded by the exons ATGTCTTCATCAAACAGACAAGGCGGTGGTGAAGTTAGGGCATCGCACATATTGATAAAACACGAAGGTTCTAGAAGGAAAGCTTCGTGGAAAGATCCAGAAGGTTACGTCATCAAGAACACTAGTAGAGATAGTGCCGTTGCTATCCTTAAGGCAATGCAAAACGACATCGTTTCTGGTAAGGCAACTTTCGAAGACATTGCTTCTCGTTACTCAGATTGTAGCTCTGCTAAACGCGGCGGCGATCTCG GTGCTTTTGGTCGTGGCCAGATGCAGAAGCCATTTGAAGATGCAACTTTTGCTCTTAAAGTTGGTGAGCTTAGTGACATTGTGGATACTGACAGTGGAGTCCACATAATCAAGAGAACAAATTGA
- the LOC101491400 gene encoding uncharacterized protein isoform X1 has protein sequence MGEGREGDWECSSCNNRNYAFRSFCNRCKQPRLLVDNKTPADSKWLPRIGDWICTGCTNNNYASREKCKKCGQPKEVAAMPAIAMTGASFPTYPHYFSRAPGGPEQKMNFGLIGNGVPPQLLNLNSNWPVTGAEKFGIHPVSLWLPGGNYSSGQPYESSTSQNTSNSKGWRNGDWICNCGFHNYSSRSQCKKCNAFPPALGTKRLASEELVYDLDNKRLNVGPTNDQQQTYSCLEQVVGTSAEPKPGLFPAYTASINSSSAMPPLFPPQVSSAALLGKGAKQWRSGDWMCTNCNNHNYASRLQCNRCKTHRVAPMQPVNAV, from the exons atggGAGAAGGTAGAGAAGGAGATTGGGAGTGCAGTAGTTGCAACAACAGAAACTACGCTTTCAGATCATTCTGCAATCGTTGCAAACAACCTCGTCTCCTCGTTGATAACAAAACCCCTGCTGATTCCAAGTGGCTCCCTCGTATCGGCGATTGGATCTGCACCG GTTGCACTAACAACAATTATGCATCAAGAGAGAAATGCAAGAAGTGCGGACAACCAAAGGAGGTAGCGGCCATGCCAGCAATTGCTATGACTGGAGCATCTTTCCCCACTTATCCACATTACTTTTCCAGGGCACCGGGAGGACCAGAACAAAAGATGAACTTTGGATTGATTGGAAACGGGGTGCCACCGCAGTTGCTGAATTTGAATTCTAATTGGCCTGTTACTGGAGCAGAAAAGTTCGGTATCCATCCAGTTTCCCTATGGCTACCAGGTGGAAATTATAGTTCTGGACAGCCTTATGAAAGTTCAACTAGTCAAAACACATCTAATTCAAAAGGGTGGCGCAATGGAGACTGGATTTGTAACTGTGGCTTCCATAATTACTCCTCACGCTCGCAG TGTAAAAAATGCAATGCTTTTCCACCAG CACTAGGCACAAAACGGTTAGCTTCTGAAGAATTGGTTTATGACTTGGATAACAAGAGATTGAACGTAGGACCT ACAAATGATCAGCAGCAAACGTATTCCTGTTTAGAGCAAGTAGTAGGGACCAGTGCAGAACCAAAACCTGGACTCTTCCCTGCTTACACCGCCAGCATTAACTCAAGTTCGGCAATGCCCCCGTTGTTTCCACCTCAAGTTTCTTCTGCCGCACTCCTTGGAAAAGG AGCTAAGCAATGGAGAAGTGGTGATTGGATGTGCACAAATTGCAACAATCATAATTATGCTTCCAGACTACAGTGTAACAG GTGTAAAACACACAGAGTGGCACCGATGCAACCTGTCAATGCTGTGTAA
- the LOC101491400 gene encoding uncharacterized protein isoform X2 has protein sequence MPAIAMTGASFPTYPHYFSRAPGGPEQKMNFGLIGNGVPPQLLNLNSNWPVTGAEKFGIHPVSLWLPGGNYSSGQPYESSTSQNTSNSKGWRNGDWICNCGFHNYSSRSQCKKCNAFPPALGTKRLASEELVYDLDNKRLNVGPTNDQQQTYSCLEQVVGTSAEPKPGLFPAYTASINSSSAMPPLFPPQVSSAALLGKGAKQWRSGDWMCTNCNNHNYASRLQCNRCKTHRVAPMQPVNAV, from the exons ATGCCAGCAATTGCTATGACTGGAGCATCTTTCCCCACTTATCCACATTACTTTTCCAGGGCACCGGGAGGACCAGAACAAAAGATGAACTTTGGATTGATTGGAAACGGGGTGCCACCGCAGTTGCTGAATTTGAATTCTAATTGGCCTGTTACTGGAGCAGAAAAGTTCGGTATCCATCCAGTTTCCCTATGGCTACCAGGTGGAAATTATAGTTCTGGACAGCCTTATGAAAGTTCAACTAGTCAAAACACATCTAATTCAAAAGGGTGGCGCAATGGAGACTGGATTTGTAACTGTGGCTTCCATAATTACTCCTCACGCTCGCAG TGTAAAAAATGCAATGCTTTTCCACCAG CACTAGGCACAAAACGGTTAGCTTCTGAAGAATTGGTTTATGACTTGGATAACAAGAGATTGAACGTAGGACCT ACAAATGATCAGCAGCAAACGTATTCCTGTTTAGAGCAAGTAGTAGGGACCAGTGCAGAACCAAAACCTGGACTCTTCCCTGCTTACACCGCCAGCATTAACTCAAGTTCGGCAATGCCCCCGTTGTTTCCACCTCAAGTTTCTTCTGCCGCACTCCTTGGAAAAGG AGCTAAGCAATGGAGAAGTGGTGATTGGATGTGCACAAATTGCAACAATCATAATTATGCTTCCAGACTACAGTGTAACAG GTGTAAAACACACAGAGTGGCACCGATGCAACCTGTCAATGCTGTGTAA
- the LOC101491926 gene encoding uncharacterized protein, which yields METTSLSSNSPSLINIILTRRSFSLPSIRHNHFLPPQPHSSLTFHSIITCSSSSSNTDTNNDETDSVQAPTDEQPVELRIRRRSRRQARRQRENGAVSNGMQQASKVKAAPKKWEEMSLTEKAIELYVGEKGALFWLNKFAYASIFIMIGAWILFRFVGPALDIYQLDSPLLSPGDVLKGSS from the coding sequence atgGAGACCACTTCCCTCTCTTCAAACTCACCTTCCCTCATCAATATCATTCTCACTAGACGTTCATTTTCACTACCATCTATCAGACACAACCATTTCCTCCCACCTCAACCTCACAGTTCCCTCACTTTTCACTCCATCATCACCTGCAGCAGCAGCAGTAGTAACACTGACACGAACAACGATGAAACAGACTCAGTTCAAGCACCAACAGATGAACAACCAGTTGAACTAAGGATACGGAGAAGATCGCGAAGACAAGCCAGACGACAGAGAGAGAATGGAGCTGTTTCAAATGGTATGCAGCAAGCCAGTAAGGTGAAGGCTGCTCCTAAGAAATGGGAGGAGATGAGTTTAACTGAGAAGGCAATTGAGCTTTATGTTGGAGAGAAAGGTGCTCTCTTTTGGCTTAATAAATTTGCATATGCTTCAATCTTTATCATGATTGGAGCTTGGATACTGTTTAGGTTTGTGGGTCCTGCACTTGATATTTATCAGCTGGATTCACCTCTACTGTCACCTGGTGATGTACTGAAGGGATCTTCCTGA
- the LOC101492260 gene encoding uncharacterized protein: METPSSTARVTRSQTNTLSVNNILFSRKIEDSEKNMSKSMQRKGQVQQQDRCALIDISNDSPIVGLANGEIETPYSSTMKQRGSRVKNTPGSGEALLRGQVKTLLQKVEEEAEISKLSMDIRPFLQLVNSPMQFLAPTPANTPQIFNNNNTATALTEVSPSSVVQEQLISQVRMSQVVIGKNEENIESEKNVLSRSLLLDFSDKSEVTECSSDITSQEDSKMGTTEDDGDSIWSIQVNASSHDDYDDDEDEIAEEEEEDYYEDVEEEEEYVDDGELLLDELCEGLSNIGVNEKVVPKFAGKHTRFLYDGDEFVEEVVEESVASSTEILILKGLPTPKGKHIRFHEEEEEKSDF, from the exons ATGGAGACTCCATCATCCACTGCAAGAGTCACAAGATCACAAACAAACACCTTGTCTGTCAACAATATCCTATTTTCAA GAAAGATTGAAGACTCGGAGAAGAATATGTCGAAATCAATGCAAAGAAAAGGACAAGTACAGCAACAAGATCGTTGCGCACTGATCGACATATCGAACGATTCGCCGATCGTTGGGCTTGCGAATGGCGAGATTGAGACACCATATTCGAGTACTATGAAACAAAGGGGAAGCCGAGTGAAGAACACTCCAGGTTCTGGTGAGGCTTTGTTGAGGGGTCAAGTGAAGACCCTTTTACAAAAAGTTGAAGAAGAAGCTGAAATTTCTAAACTTTCAATGGATATTCGTCCGTTTCTTCAACTTGTAAACTCTCCAATGCAATTTCTTGCTCCAACTCCTGCAAACACCCCCCAAATCttcaataataacaatactGCCACTGCTTTGACTGAGGTTTCCCCTTCTTCTGTCGTCCAAGAACAACTGATTTCTCAG GTGAGGATGAGTCAAGTAGTTATTGGAAAGAATGAGGAGAACATTGAATCTGAAAAGAATGTTCTAAGTAGGTCCTTGTTGTTGGATTTCTCAGACAAATCTGAGGTAACAGAATGCTCTTCTGATATTACTTCTCAGGAAGATTCCAAGATGGGTACCACAGAGGATGATGGTGACTCTATTTGGTCAATTCAAGTCAATGCAAGTTCGCATGATGATTATGACGATGATGAAGATGAAATagctgaagaagaagaagaagattatTATGAGGATGTTGAAGAAGAGGAAGAGTATGTTGATGATGGAGAGTTGCTACTTGATGAACTTTGTGAAGGTTTAAGCAACATTGGTGTGAATGAAAAGGTGGTTCCAAAGTTTGCTGGGAAACATACAAGATTTTTGTATGATGGTGATGAATTTGTGGAAGAGGTAGTTGAAGAATCTGTTGCTTCTTCAACTGAGATCTTGATTTTGAAGGGGTTGCCAACTCCAAAAGGAAAGCATATTCGCTTTCATgaggaggaagaagaaaaatctgatttttgA